The DNA region TCGAAATATTCAATTATAGCACCGAGGTCTTTGGTTTCCTCTTCCAATTCTTCCATAATCTCGTGAACCGAATGATGGCGTTCAGACCATGGTTTTAGGTTAATGAGGCAGGTCCCTGCGTTTGAGCCCCGGCCTTCGGTCATGATTTCGTAACCGGCCAAAGAAGAAACAGACTCAACGCCTTCGGTTACCTCACAGATGGCTTGCAGTTTTCTGGCGACTTCGTTGGTACGCTCTAAGGTGGCACCTGGAGGGGTTTGAATAATGGCGTAAATCATACCTTGGTCTTCATTGGGAATAAACCCCGATGGAAGCACTTTGTTGGTGATAAAAATACCAGTACAGAACGCAATTAGCAGTCCAAAGGTTAAAACCCTTCTGGCTACAATTTTATTCAAAACCTTAACATACTTTCCGGTTAATTTTTCAAATCCGCCGTTAAACCAGTCAATGAATTTATCAATTGGAGTTTTTCGTTTTTTGCCGTTGTTGTGCTTCAAAATCATGGCACAAAGCACTGGGGTGAGGGTTAAGGCGACCAATGCCGAAATGACAATAGCACCAGCCATAGTTATGGAAAACTGTCTGTAAAACACGCCAACGGGGCCTGTCATGAACGAAATGGGTATAAATACCGAAACCATAACCAATGTAATGGCGATAATGGCACCACCAATTTCGCCCACCACAGCATACGAGGCTTTGTAGGGGGTTAAGTGTTCTTCTTCCATTTTTACATGTACGGCCTCAACCACTACAATGGCATCATCGACCACAATACCAATGGCCAAAACCAATGCGAAAAGGGTTATCAAGTTTATGGACAGCCCAAAGATTTGCATGACGAAAAAGGCGCCAACCAATGATACGGGCACAGCGATAATGGGGATTAACGTAGAGCGCCAATCGCCCAAAAATAAAAATACCACAATGGCTACAAGGATAAAGGCATCCCGTAAGGTGTGCAACACTTGTTCTATGGAAGCATCAAGAAAATTGGATACATCATAACTGATCTGAAAATCGACGTTAGGCGGCAGTTCCTGTTCCAGTTCGGCCAACTTTTCCTTTACGGCATCGATGACATCGCTACCATTACTGCCAAATGTTTGTTTTAAAACGATGGATGCCGACGGTTTTCCGTCTAAATTCGAATAAATATCGAAAAATTCACTGCCCAGTTTTACATCGGCAATATCGGCCAGTTTGATGATTTCGCCTTCTTTGTTGGCCCGAATAATGATTTCCTTGTATTGGTCGGGTTCGTTGTACCGGTTTTGGTAGGTCAGTACATATTCCAAAGATTGGGAGGTAATCCCCGAGCTCCTTCCCAATCGGCCGGGGCGCGCTAAAATACTTTGCTCTTCCATGGCTTCGAGCACCTCTTCGGCTGAAATATTATAAGCACGCATACGGTCTGGTTTCAGCCAAACCCGCATGGCATATTTGCGGCTACCCAATATTTGGGCACTGGCAATACCGTTTATACGTTGAATTTCGGGAATGATTTTGGTGTAGGCATAGTTGTAAAGAAACTTTTCGTCGTTATTCTTGTCGGTACTCGACAGGTTAACGTACATGAGCATACTGGGTTGGATTGGTGTAATGATAACGCCTTCGCGTTGCACCAGTTCGGGCAGTAAGGGCATCACTTGGTCCACACGGGTTTTTACCCTCACTACGGCTTGGTTGGGGTCGGTACCCGGCTCGAAAATAACACGTACGGTGGCTTCGCCGGCACTGGTGGCATCAGAAGCGATATAGCGCATGCCTTGCACACCGTTTATGGCGGTTTCCAAAGGAATTAAAGTAGAATTCACCAATACTTCGGCACTGGAGCCAGGATAGGCAATAAAAATATTTACAGTAGTAGGCGCAATTTGTGGAAACTGCGAAATGGGTAGTTGTTTTATGGATAGCCCCCCGACAAATAGGATAATGACCGAAATGACAATGGCCAGAACGGGGCGTTTTATAAATTTTTTAAACATGTCTTTTGTAGATTAAATTCTTGATTATTCAGCGTAAAGGTCTAACTCAGACAGTACTTTGTTGGGCTCTAAAAACTTGGTGTGTATGGTTTCGTTGTTACGAACTACCCTAATGCCTTCCAATAAAATGGTATCGTTTTCGGTAAGTCCGTCGTTTACAATAAACAGGTGTGGCAGTTCGGCGCCCACGGTAATTTCGCGTTGGGTAACTTTGCCTTCTTTACTGATTACATACACATAGGTTTTGTCTAATATCTCAAAAGTGGCTTTTTGCGGGATGATGGTTGCATTTTTATAAGGGACTTTCATCAGTACGCTTCCGGTTTCGCCATGTCTTAAAATGCCATCGGGGTTTGGAAAAGTGGCCCTAAAGGCAATGTTGCCCGTTTCGTGGTTGAATTCACCTTCAATGGTTTCAACAATACCTTTCTGCTTAAACAACTTGTTGTTGGCCATGAGTAGTTCCACTCCTTTTTTGTTACCTTTCTCTGCACTGGTTATGTAATCTAAATATTCGGCTTCAGGCACGTTAAAATACACCCACATTTTACTGTTGTCGGATAGCGTGGTGAGCAGCTCACCCTCGTCCAAAAGGCTGCCCTCACGCACATGGAGGTGGTCCATAATGCCATCAAAAGGTGCTTTTATTTTGGTAAAGCCCAAATGGGTTTCGGCCAGTGTTACTTCGGCTTTTGCCTTTGCATAATTCGCTTTTGCCAGTGCAAGTTCGTTTTCTGAAACCACGTTGCCATCGGCCAATAATTGGGTGTTTTTATATTCTATTTCGGCAGCCATGGCTTCGGCTTTGGCACGTTCCAGTTCGGCTTCGTAGACATTGGGCATAATCTGGAACATGGCCTGTCCCTTTTTTACGTGCTGGCCTTCATCGACCGAAATGTGGTTTAAATATCCTTTTTCCAAAGCCCTGATTTCAATGTGCCTGAACGAGTGGATTTGGCTCACATAGTCTTTGGTAATGGCTGTGTCCTTTTTTATGGGGTTAGTCACTAAAAATTCGATATGTTCTTTTTTTTCTGCTTTTTCGGAATGACAGCTTGTGAAAAGTATAAACACAATGACGCTCATGAAAATGAATGATTTTTTCATCTGTTCGTTTTTTATAAAAAAAATCTTGGGGAAGTGAATTTATAGCAGGACGCCGCCCCAAAAACGCACGTCGGGCTAAATCAATGGATTAAAATAAGTATGAAAAACTATTGTGGTTTTTCAAAAGCCGTAAAAGGCTTAAAGGGAAGTGGTTTTCAAATTCGAAACACCTGGATCCTGACATGGAGCTTTGTGGCCGACTTATCGTAATAGATGTCGTGGCGCCGTAAATCTTTTTGTAGTTGAAAAGATAGATTGCTAAAAAGCGCTGCATTGTAACGAGCAGGTGCTAACCTATCAATAAAGACTTTGTTTTTTGTGGAAGATTCTTCGTTTTCAGTATCCTCTACTTCGGTAAATGTTAAATCTATGCCATGGCTACTGCCGTGATGGTTGGTATGAAAATAAGGGTGTTTTACATCATGGCTGTTTTCGGCATGATAGGCTTCACCAAAGGATAAATCATTTACTGAATTTGCGTATAGACCAAAGACACCTACTATTAAAAGGAGGTTTAATAAATAGAGGTATTTAATTAAGATTTTGCCCATACAGCGCGCAAAATTATAGCAATGCGTTTACTTAAACAAAAAATATTTGGGATTAAATGGTTAATTGGAGGAAAATCCGTGCAAAAGTAAAAACTTAGTATTGTTCAACAACTTTAATAAGTAAATTTGTCAGACCTCTATATAATTCTGTATCGTTCCATGTTGTAAAGTATCATTTCTTTTTTAAAAGGTATTTTAAACACTGTTTGATTGATTTTTGAGAACTATCCTTAAAATTAGTATGAGTTAAAAATGCACACCCATTGCATTAAATATTTAATATATTTGTCTCAATGAAAGTTTTAGCACTCATATTATCTATTTATATCTTTGCGCTCAATTTAGTGCCTTGTGAAGATAATGGTATCCCTGATAATGAGGTTAAAACTGAAATTTCTCAAGCGTTAGACAACGACCATCAACATCAAGGAGCGGATTTGTGCTCACCATTTTGTCAGTGCCATTGTTGCCATATTCATGTGGCACAATTCAATGTTTTGGATTATAGTTTATCTAACATTGTAGTACAAACACAAGTATTCAACCATTTTGAAGGACTTGAAAAAGACTTTAATACTACACTTTTACAACCTCCACAAGTTTAATTCAGTTTTTATAGGATAGTTATATCCTTTTAAGACCGCTATGGTCAATTTTACTCGATGACTTCCCAAGTTCTATCGAAATGTTCAACTGAATTAAATCATGTATTATGATTAATAAAATCATTGATTTTTCAATCAATAATAAATTCATTATTGGTTTGCTAACGCTTACCATTATTGGAGCAGGTATCTGGAGTATGACCCAAGTACCCATAGATGCCGTTCCGGATATTACCAACAACCAAGTTCAGGTAATAACACAATCCCCAAATTTAGGTACAGAAGATATTGAGCAAATAGTTACCTATCCTGTTGAGGTGGCAATGAGCAATTTGCCCAATGTGGAAGAAATTCGCTCAATTTCACGCTTTGGTCTGTCAGTTGTCACCATTGTATTTGATGATGATATGGGAACCTATCTTCCGAGACAATTGGTAGCAGAAAAACTCAACGAAGTAAATGAACAAATTCCTGCGGGTTTTGGAGAACCTACAATGGGGCCTATATCCACAGGTCTGGGAGAGATATACCAATACACATTAAAAGTAAGACCAGAATATCAAGACAACTATTCCATTTCAGATGTGCGCACCATGCAAGACTGGATTGTACAACGCCAAATGGCAATGGTTCCTGGTGTTGTCGAGGTCAACGCTATTGGAGGTAAAATAAAACAATATGAAGTTGCTGTAGACCCTAATGAGCTTAAATCTATTGGGATTACCATTACAGATGTATTTGAAGCCCTCGAAGCCAATAACCAAAATACGGGAGGTGCTTATATCGAAAAAAACCATCAGGCTAATTTTATACGCGGGGAAGGATTGGCAAGAAGTTTAGACGATATTAAAAAAATTACGGTTAAAACCATTAATAATGTGCCTATTACCATTGGTGATATAGCAACAGTTCAATTTGGTTCTGCCATTCGTTACGGAGCATTAACTCAAGACGGCGAAGGAGAAGTTGTCGGTGGCTTGGTAATGATGCTTAAAGGTGCAAATTCAAATGATGTGATTGCCAATGTTAAAGAGCGTATGGTTCAAATACAAAAATCCCTGCCAGAAGGCGTTGTTATTGAACCACTTTTAGACAGAAGTAAGTTAATTGGAGAAACGACATCAACGGTTGCAACAAACCTTATTGAAGGGGCTTTAATCGTTATTTTCGTCCTCATTTTCTTGTTGGGTAATTGGCGAGGTGGTTTAATTGTAGCATCAACTATTCCACTATCGTTACTGTTTGCATTTATTTTAATGAATGTATTCAACGTATGGGCAAACCTGATGAGTTTAGGAGCTATAGACTTCGGTATTATTGTAGATGGTGCAGTGATTATTGTAGAGTCTACTGTATTCATTATCGCTTCCCAAGTACTTAAAAAGAAAAAAATAACAGCCAAAGAGCGTGATGAGGTTGCTGCATCGGCTTCCAAAAAAATGATGAATGCAGCGTTCTTTGGTCAGCTAATTATTCTTATCGTATTTCTTCCCATTTTAGCCTTACAAGGCATTGAAGGTAAAATGTTCAAGCCAATGGCATTGACCTTTATTTTTGCTATGTTGGGAGCTATGGTGTTGTGCCTTACCTATGTCCCAATGATGTCTGCTTTAGTATTGAGACCGCCAAAAAACAACAAATTATCTTATGGAGATAAGTTTGTGCGTTGGGTTGAAGACAGGTACAAGCCTT from Tamlana crocina includes:
- a CDS encoding efflux RND transporter permease subunit, yielding MFKKFIKRPVLAIVISVIILFVGGLSIKQLPISQFPQIAPTTVNIFIAYPGSSAEVLVNSTLIPLETAINGVQGMRYIASDATSAGEATVRVIFEPGTDPNQAVVRVKTRVDQVMPLLPELVQREGVIITPIQPSMLMYVNLSSTDKNNDEKFLYNYAYTKIIPEIQRINGIASAQILGSRKYAMRVWLKPDRMRAYNISAEEVLEAMEEQSILARPGRLGRSSGITSQSLEYVLTYQNRYNEPDQYKEIIIRANKEGEIIKLADIADVKLGSEFFDIYSNLDGKPSASIVLKQTFGSNGSDVIDAVKEKLAELEQELPPNVDFQISYDVSNFLDASIEQVLHTLRDAFILVAIVVFLFLGDWRSTLIPIIAVPVSLVGAFFVMQIFGLSINLITLFALVLAIGIVVDDAIVVVEAVHVKMEEEHLTPYKASYAVVGEIGGAIIAITLVMVSVFIPISFMTGPVGVFYRQFSITMAGAIVISALVALTLTPVLCAMILKHNNGKKRKTPIDKFIDWFNGGFEKLTGKYVKVLNKIVARRVLTFGLLIAFCTGIFITNKVLPSGFIPNEDQGMIYAIIQTPPGATLERTNEVARKLQAICEVTEGVESVSSLAGYEIMTEGRGSNAGTCLINLKPWSERHHSVHEIMEELEEETKDLGAIIEYFEPPAVPGFGSSGGFALRLLDKTNSTDYHKFEKINSDFMDALSQRKELSGLFTFFSAQYPQYELKINNKIAMQKGVTIAKAMENLNILIGSTYEQGFIRFGRFFKVYTQAAPSYRRIPTDLEKLFVKNEEGEMVPYSAFMSIEKKLGPNEITRYNLYNSAAIRGLPAAGFTSGDAIQAIKEVAAQKLPRGYDIAWEGLSFDEARRGNESLYIFIVVLVFVYFVLAAQYESFILPLTVILSLPVGVFGSFLFLKMMGLANDVYAQIGVIMLVGLLGKNAVLIVEYAVQKHQQGATVLEAAIEGAKARFRPVLMTSFAFIAGLIPLVIATGAGAIGNRTIGGSAMGGMLIGTLFGVLLIPGLYFVFAKLSEGRSLIKDESSEPLSEEFIRNSEAENQTKINTASIGKLTKLLKKLTKKRNNE
- a CDS encoding efflux RND transporter periplasmic adaptor subunit, which translates into the protein MKKSFIFMSVIVFILFTSCHSEKAEKKEHIEFLVTNPIKKDTAITKDYVSQIHSFRHIEIRALEKGYLNHISVDEGQHVKKGQAMFQIMPNVYEAELERAKAEAMAAEIEYKNTQLLADGNVVSENELALAKANYAKAKAEVTLAETHLGFTKIKAPFDGIMDHLHVREGSLLDEGELLTTLSDNSKMWVYFNVPEAEYLDYITSAEKGNKKGVELLMANNKLFKQKGIVETIEGEFNHETGNIAFRATFPNPDGILRHGETGSVLMKVPYKNATIIPQKATFEILDKTYVYVISKEGKVTQREITVGAELPHLFIVNDGLTENDTILLEGIRVVRNNETIHTKFLEPNKVLSELDLYAE
- a CDS encoding DUF6660 family protein produces the protein MKVLALILSIYIFALNLVPCEDNGIPDNEVKTEISQALDNDHQHQGADLCSPFCQCHCCHIHVAQFNVLDYSLSNIVVQTQVFNHFEGLEKDFNTTLLQPPQV